The window GCTGTCTAAAGTTAAAATTGACAAAGTAATTATTTCAAATgatcaataaattataaaaatcatgGAATTTATAAAAACGTCCAAAGTGGGTACATAACAAACCTATTTTGTAACTACCTGCCTTCCTTCAAGGAACTCCCAGAAATATGCCCTGCAAAAACGCTTAGGTATTATATACATGGCCAGAACCAAAAACTTACGAAAGTCTGACCGACTATTGTGTTTCACCTCAAACGCTAAGCCAGTGGATTAAGTCCACCTGGAAAGATAGTGGAATTGACGTTTTCATGTTTTCTTCCCACAGCACCCGACACGCCTCAACATCTATGGCGTTCAAGCTTGGGGTCAATCTAGATATAATAAGATAGACCGCTGGGTGTAGCGGCAGTTCCACTACCTTTGCCAAGTTTTACAACAGGCCGGTAGTCAATAACTCGTTATTAAGTTATCTAGGCTACTAAGGTAGTTTACCTTAGTAGCCTAGATAACTTGGCCTTAGTAAGAACGATATGTTCGCtttgattaaaattaatgacatttataaataatattgcaattttTGAAGACGATTACTCTTTGTACGTAATACTCTTTTGTTACTGTAATGAATGAGCAAAAGTTTCCTAcataattcatattatttttattgcgacGTTCCCTCCACGTACTCTCAACATCTACATTGTGTTCAATAATATCTAGACGTTACTGATTCGAGGACGTAGCACGAgtataattaatgattaaacgaacttacctgtacgtgaagttctatcataattatacgaagtgCTACGTCCGAAGAATCAGTAACACCCGCCCGCCCTGATAACCCAGAATGTTGCGGAAACATCGCAATCatctaaactaaatgaaaagcGGCGGTGCGACGGCCGTGAGGCGAGTGAGGTCGTCCAATCGgggggtaataataataaaaaaaaaaaaaaaaaactctaaactACAGTGCTGAAGTGGTGACTCCTTATGCGTACTACATTGTGTTCAATAATATCTAGACGTTACTGATTCTTCGGACGTAGcacttcgtataattatgatagaacttcacgtacaggtaagttcgtttaatcattaatttcgtttagagattgtgtacaaaggaataaGCCacaataatggggccgattctctagtacacaatctctaaactaaactaaattaacaggtctaaatctagtgctttcctattccgcaagcaacattatgaaagggatagcaatagatttagacgtgatattttagtttcgtttagagattgtgtacaaaggaataaGCCACAATGAGTATGTTGAACTAAGTAAACATAATTTTGTAGataattagaatttttattgttattgacGGTTTTTTTATATCTCTAATAGATTTTGCGGAATTAATTAAACATTTGTGCATACTTGAATGGGCCTTGTCTTTTGCTTAACTTACCGGAAATGTTCTGCGTGTCGAGCGACACGGAGCTGCCGGTGAAGTTGCTCTGGTAGCCGCTGCTGCTCGCCTGCGAGCTCGagctcatctaaatatataaaagggaaataCCACTcattcactcactcactcactaactgactgactgactaatcacgaaatctcaggaactataaagcctatacaaacttgaaatttggaaggtaggttctttctaggacgtaggtctcagctaagaaacggttttgagaacatccccccctaagggtgggAAAGGGgaggtcgaaggttgtatgaaagtcctatgtttttgaagttagagacatgaaaatcgacatttaggttattagctttaaataataaaaactgtataagtcaatttgggaaatcccctccttaagggtggtaaaataggggggaaaagtttttatagacaagttttaactattgttatttttacttggaaacgtaggttctttctagggggtaggtatcagataagaaaggatctaactaaattctccccctaaggaAGTGGAATGGgagttgaaaagttatatgaaaatacTATGGTTTTGGAGTTAGAGATACAAAAGTCGGCATTatgggtattctgggttccgtgacttaaggtgagactgagtgagtaggtaagtgaggccttttgtaGCGGGttaatttcagatctcatgagaaaccagaaatttgacgccgacgaagtcgcgggcaactgctagtcatCATCAGatgactagcagttgcccgaCATGACAAACATGCTCGAGTCTTTGGAAAGCGCGTGTAATCTATAGAGGGCTAATTTACCCACgactcaaggtgctggaatggcgacctagcACCGGAAGGCATAGCGTTGAAGACCCccacttaaatatttataactatgTACCTTAAACactttttatatctaaatatataaaaggaaatgttgactgactgactgactggccgatctatcaacgcatagctcaaactactgaacgtattgggctgtaatttggcatacaggtagctattatgacgtaggcatcagctaagaaaggatttttgaaaatttaacccccaagggggtgaaatagggggttgaaatttgtgtagtccacgcagacaaaggcgcgagcataagctagtttaataataattattgtcaatTTCTCAAAACTGTCAAGTAATGAAGTGTGCACATGTTAGGCGTTGTTACAGATcctaatctattgtttttgtatttagaCTATTGTTTAGTTACAACCTGTTTAGTGTGcctttacaataaaaataaaataaaactaagtggacggacgacagcagacgagtctcagggagccgctggattcaggcggcgcaagaccgtggcgtgtggaagtccctacaagagacctatgtccaaccgTGGACATCTATCGATTAATGATGATGACTGCGGCAGGGCTGATTTAGGAGGTGATTGCCAAAACCTAGGACAATCGGTTGCATATCTGCTTCTGCTCGCCGATGTAGGAGGTGATCTAGGATCTGACCTAGAATTACCCCTTTTTCTCCCCACTTTTTCACCCTAAATCTACTCTACCGCTAGCCGCAGTATGGTGGGTAGTCGCAGGGGTTTTAGACATTGCTCGGAATTTGCTGCTGAAaagtgccgcaaattgctattgtgctgaaaccatgtcttattaaaatcgaaatgacgtcattttgacgtcagccgaaaaaaACGGGACTTGTCTCTGCGTAAGTCTGTCTCCTTTTAAATTCGTCTTAAGtttgagctaagtcaaagtaagtacctacctatgctttTTTTTGAAGCATTTTTTCTACTGAAAATGTTAGATACCAAGCTGTTTTAACTTACGTGTCTCTGGTCATGCGGCATTTGTGTACATGGCGTCACTTCGGCGTTACCAGACATCGCTGTGAACAAAATGGACATAAAACACTTGACTGACGttaaaggtcaacgaacgttgcgtaaatagtgactcggagtcaatgcctcgtcttaggtggggcattgatccgagttttacacgctatacattttTGGGTTCTAAAATACTAAATCCCTaaaactatcagtacccttattataaatgcgaaagtgtgtttgtttgttggtttgtccttcaatcacgtcgcaacggagcaaccgattgacgtgattttttcatacctggagggtatagttaaagacctggctggagactgacatagcctacttattatcccggaaaatcaaagagttcccatgactgaagacgcggacgcagtcgcgggcatcagctagtaataaataatggcGTAGATGGCCAATTCGGTGACAAGTTGATAggatttattatacctactcactGGGAAGGAATCCTTGACTACATTAACTGCCAAGGTTTGCCAAGTTGGCAAAGTTACTGCTAAGAATGATACAAGTTAgaaacaatatggagaactttcagcgAACAATTTCTCAACttcatagtggttaagacttagTTAAGACTAAGTTAAATAACAACTAGCTATGATTGACTTcagtcacacacacacacacacgcacacacacacccccccccccccacacacacacacacgcacacacaatattgttactaaaatagcctaatttaaatttaaatttgtatgcggcgcccgtaacacaggtttacctagcacggacgccaaagcactccttcaggttcttatatttttattgtttctaccttttttatgtgtacttgttttaaggagtctttgtcttgtacaatatttttgaataaataaatatattattaaaaaaaaaaaaaaattatactcacGATTCCAAGATGGTTGGGCCTTATACATGCTGGGCCCGGGGTTAGCAGCCATTCCCGGGAAGTGGAAGGCTCCGGGGCGAGGCTGCGGCGACGGTATAATCCATCCCGGGAACATTGGCGGTGTCACAGCCAACGGGGATATTGGCGCCGGGTAACCACCAGGAGTAGGGGGACCGTGGCCGTACATCGGGCTGCCAAGGTTGGCGTAATTGGCCAAGTCGGTGATAAGTTGGAGACTGTACTGCGAGCGCGGAGAGTTGTTCACTGGCACTTGGGTTGGCGAGAAGGGATTGAAAGGGCCAAAGTTGGGCATGGCTCTGGTGACCGCTGGGATGTTGTAGGACTCCGGGATTTCCACGGTGATGGAAGGCTCGTTCGCGCCGAGCAATGCGCGGCGAACCTCGTAGATATCGCCTGTAAGGAAAGATACatcttattatttactataagatacccgcgacttcgtccgcgtggatttaggttttttaaaatcccgtgggaactctttaattttccgggataaaaagtcgcatatgtcctttcccgggatgtaagttaactatgtaccaaatttcatcaaaatcaattgaaccgttgggccgtgaaaagctagcagacagacagacagacacatactttcgcatttataatattaagtatgggccgtgaaaagctagcagacagacagacatactttcgcatttattatattagaatggattagagtttagacgtagtttattcaGGATCCTAATTCCTCATTCAATTCCTATCAGGTAGGCCTGATACATACATAAGGTTGGAATCAGGATCCTGAATCCTGAATCGATTACGAATCTTTACGAACCTACCACTGATTTAAACAGATACACAGCTAAATGCAAAGGAGTTCAAAGGATACAAATTTTATAAGCACAAGCAAAAATTATCGCTGGCacaagcgaagcgagcgcagtGTTAAGTTACCGGCGCATCTCACGATGCCCTTGAAGACGACGGAGGTGATGCCCTTCTAGCACGAATCTTTACGAACCTACCCATTGATTTAAACAGATACAATGAAAAATACAAAGGAgttcaaagaataaaaaattgcacaagcgaagcgagcgcagcGTTAAGTTACCGGCGTATCTGTCGATGCCCTTGATGACGACGGAGGTGATGCCCTGCTTGGGCTTGTGGCGCACAGTGACGAGCACGTTGTGCTGGCTCATTAGACGCTCGGTCTCGTTGTTGTCCGCACGGCAGCTGTCCTGCAGCACAAGTATAGGATATGTCTTACCGGCGCATCTCTCGATGCCCTTGATGACGACGGAGGTGATGCCCTGCTTGGGCTTGTGGCGCACAGTGACGAGCACGTTGTGCTGGCTCATTAGACGCTCGGTCTCGTTGTTGTCCGCACGGCAGCTGTCCTGCAGCACAAGTATAGGATATATCTTACCGGCGCATCTCTCGATGCCCTTGATGACGACGGAGGTGATGCCCTGCTTGGGCTTGTGGCGCACAGTGACGAGCACGTTGTGCTGGCTCATCAGACGCTCGGTCTCGTTGCTGTCCGCACGGAAACTGCCCTCTGGCACATCGAAGATCACGACTAGGGGGAGGCTTCCCTGTACACACATAATTTTGATTTTGCATTATTATCtactcaatatataaaaggattaggtatatatcacttgctttaacggtgaaggaaaatatcgtgaggaaacctgtatgcctgagaattctccataatgttttcaaaggtgtgtgaagtctaccaatccgcacatggccagcgtggtaaactatggccaaaaccctcactctgagaggagacccgtgctctgtagtgagccggtgatgggttgatcatgatgatgatataaaaggaaaaggtgactggctgactgactctcaacgcacagctcaaactactggacggatcggcctgaaatttggcatgcagatagctatgacgtaggcatccgcttagagagaatttttgaaatttcaacctgctcgcgacttcgtccgtgtggactcatcatcatcatcatcaaccaatagacgtccacgactggacataggtcttttgtagggatttccacacggcacggtcttgcgccgcctggatccagcggctccctgcgactcgtctgatgtcgtccgtctacctagtgggggatcttccaacgctgcgtcttccggtgcgaggtcgccattctataggaccttgggaccccaacgtctatcggttgtacgaactatgtgccctgcccattgctacttcagcttcgcaacccgttgagctgtcggttactctagttctcctacggatctcctcatttctgatttgatcacgtaaagaaacacgcgtggactacacaaattttaaacccctattacacccccttaggggttcaattttaatataggtataataattcaataaggcctaagggtactgatgaatgAAGTGGGCATGGAAACAATGTTTGTCGCAAAGACCTTGAGATGCCAGTCTGATGGACTGCGACATAATTGAATTGCTTTGGAGAATAGACACGCCCGAATTTGCATGACAATATATCACGAGAGACGTAATAAATTGCAAAGTATGTCGGGACAATATTAATGCTTGAAGGACAGATATGGATTGTCCGTGCAATGTAAGGAAGTTCATACACGGACCACCGCATGGCACGACAGTTGTCGTGTAAAGcaaaatggactaagagccagcacgtgccagaccttcgttattttataaaatctgaaagtttcaaCTGGGacgaaacgtttgtttggatcatggtatggtggctttgggagataacctaggtaataaaggtgtaaaaaatcttacaagcGTCAAAGTGTGAagtcaaattttttatattttcttcagaaaagtattagaaatcacgtcatacatgGCCAGACAATTAGTtattagtatcatggcaaccccctgttAGACGCCCTTTAAGTTTGAattttaaaggtgtctggcaggggccACGAcacaagtgtctggcaatgcatgacgtgatttctaatactgttctaaaaaatataatataaaaaaattagactttatactttgacgtaagattttttataactttattaagtagttacttgttatctcccaaagccaccataatccaaacaaacgttcctcccagtgttgggggcactacgcagataaactttcagcttttataaaataacgaaggtctggcacgcgctggctctctctctaaaagGCGTCGGATGTGGGTGCCGTTCATAATGAGCTTGAGCTAAGTGTGGGTGCCGTTCATAATGGACCTTCTAGAAGATACTAGAATCTACTTACCACTAATTGCTGCCTCGCTTTGTAAACGTCGTGGATCTGTCCAGTTATAGTAACACAGCTCTTGCGAAGAGTCGGTATATTAGGGTCGTCCGCGTCAGGGAACATGATCTGAGTATGGGTGCCGTTCATAATGAGCTTGAGCTCAGTGTGGGTGCCGTTCATAATGGACTTTCTAGAAGATGCTAGAATCTACTTACCACTAATTGCTGCCTCGCTTTGTAAACGTCGTGGATCTGGCCAGTAATAGTAACACAGCTCTTGCGAAGAGTCGGTATATTAGGGTCGTCCGCGTCAGGGAACATGATCTGAGTATGGGTGCCGTTCATAATGAGCTTGAGCTCAGTGTGGGTGCCGTTCATAATGGACTTTCTAGAAGATGCTAGAATCTACTTACCACTAATTGCTGCCTCGCTTTGTAAACGTCGTGGATCTGGCCAGTAATAGTAACACAGCTCTTGCGAAGAGTCGGTATATTAGGGTCGTCCGCGTCAGGGAACATGATCTGAGTATGGGTGCCGTTCATAATGAGCTTGAGCTCAGTGTGGGTGCCGTTCATAATGGACTTTCTAGAAGATGCTAGAATCTACTTACCACTAATTGCTGCCTCGCTTTGTAAACGTCGTGGATCTGGCCAGTAATAGTAACACAGCTCTTGCGAAGAGTCGGTATATTAGGGTCGTCCGCGTCAGGGAACATGATCTGAGTATGGGTGCCGTTCATAATGAGCTTGAGCTCAGTGTGGGTGCCGTTCATAATGGACTTTCTAGAAGATGCTAGAATCTACTTACCACTAATTGCTGCCTCGCTTTGTAAACGTCGTGGATCTGGCCAGTAATAGTAACACAGCTCTTGCGAAGAGTCGGTATATTAGGGTCGTCCGCGTCAGGGAACATGATCTGAGTGTGGGTGCCGTTCATAATGAGCTTGAGTTGCTCGGCGCCGCGCCCAATCACCACCGGGTGGTGCATTGGCGATATTTCCAGGGTCATTTGGACTTTGGTTTGGCTCTGGAGACAAAAAAAAtggttttatatattactagatgatgcccgcgacttcgtccgcgtggatttaggtttttcaaaaattccgtgggaactttttggttttccgggataaatagtagtctatgtaactctccaggtctttatctatacgcatgcaaaaaattacgtcaatccgttgcaccgttccgttgcgcgacgtgattgaaggagaaaccaacaaacaaacacactttcgcatttataataagggtactgattcatgtTTCAAGCCGGCTGCATATTATCAGAAATTGTCTGTCAGAAAACACTCTATGTGAACATCAGAATCTGGCAAAACACTAACAGTCTGTTACAGCATTGCAGCGCCTGCGCCGGGGTGTATAGCAAAATGTATTCAGAGACATTGTGCGTATGTGACTTTTTCTGACagacaatccatactaatattataaatgcgaaagtctgtctgtctgtttgtctgtctgctagcttttcacggcccaacagttcaagcgattttgatgaaatttggtacagttggttgagttagcttacatcccggagaaggataaaggctactttttatcccgaaaaatcgaagcgttcccacgggattttttgaagacctaaatccacgcggacgaagtggcgggcatcatctagtttctactAAAATGCGTCCGGTCTAAATAGTGATGAAATTCGTAAaacctaaatttaaaaaaaaaacatcttacTCCAAAAGATAAGTATGATTAGTTGGTCGAAGAATAATAAGAaggatagtaggtatgtataatgtaatagtatttacagtacacggccgaaagtaatgtacatcggtctttagaatgacatttcggctttagaatggaatagaatagaatagaatgtttttttattcatgtaaactttttaaaagtgcttatgaatagtcaggtttaatttaccactggttcggaatgccgttcctaccgagagcATTGTCCGtttatagagcattgtctctgtcactcatacctatttgacgttttgtcggtctcagcgataaagacagtgctctactttgctatctccttctaaaagtcgatgtacattactttcggtcgcctACTTTAGGTATTTTGATACAGAATACTGACCGCTAGGTGTCCGCACATATAATTCATCAGCAGCGTAGTGGCTTCCATAGTCGCGCTCACCTCCCACTGCACTCCCTTCACTACCATCATGTTGGCGTGCAGCTTAGGACGGTTTCGCAGCATCACCTGACAAACAAAtaagtttaagttttttttttttttttcctaacataaagcaccattataaaatggcagctttattactactaccatctagcctatgggctaataagtaatattattctagcttaaacttctacttatgattaatttttaaatctaatttacagtccaataactgtccttagtttattctaacacgtacttacagttcactatgttcttgtgacctagaaaaataaagtagcacaagcactattacacagtaatagtgcttgtgcaaagtataagtaaaaataagtttaagtaaaaaaacttttttaaattcaaagcTCTGTTGACGTCGGgctacaattgggtatttgactccaatttttttattactttattataaactaggataaaaataatgacgtaaactgaaaaaactaattaaatcgatcaaataacaaaaaagttataagtattTGAATacttctgattagacagagatagcgatatataattttgacgtcacaccttactaatgccatagtagcttcgtgcggtttcatacaaattttcgttttgcgagaaagggatagaagatcctcccactccaaaattaaaatgcctgtaactttgtaaatctttgttggattttaatatttttttcagcataggttacgtcattatttttatcctagtttataataaagtaataatatttatcaaattcaaaagtaggaaaatacccaattgctcaaagaataataagtaCACGCGGGGTCAGCTGACACATAGCAGTGTTGTGTCGGCTCTCACCTGCACTTTATACTGCTCCTGTATCTGCAGCACGTAGGGCGCGGTGATGTCGGGCTGCGACTGCGATGTGATCGGCAGCTCGAAGCAGAACACACGCGGGGTCAGCTGACACATAGCAGTGTTGTGTCGGCTCTCACCTGCACTTTATACTGCTCCTGTATCTGCAGCACGTAGGGCGCGGTGATGTCGGGCTGCGACTGCGATGTGATCGGCAGCTCGAAGCAGAACACACGCGGGGTCAGCTGACACATAGCAGTGTTGTGTCGGCTCTCACCTGCACTTTATACTGCTCCTGTATCTGCAGCACGTAGGGCGCGGTGATGTCGGGCTGCGACTGCGATGTGATCGGCAGCTCGAAGCAGAACACACGCGGGGTCAGCTGACACATAGCAGTGTTGTGTCGGCTCTCACCTGCACTTTATACTGCTCCTGTATCTGCAGCACGTAGGGCGCGGTGATGTCGGGCTGCGACTGCGATGTGATCGGCAGCTCGAAGCAGAATACTAGTGGAGTCAGGGCCTGAGACAACAACGTTATGCTTATGAATATTGAATATTCACCGCTTACTCGCGACCTCGCGGCTGCTGACACGACAAACTCGTATTGTAAGCCTAGTTAGTTTACTATTTATtggaaatagttttttttttaaagaatattagccatgttaaatgtaggtacgacaatagtgcaacgggcggggtttgaaccgtcgacctttcggttttcaatccactcctttaccagttgagctattgaggctctaattacaTTAACagttcgtccgcatggactacaaaaatttcaaactcctattaatttacccccttaggagttgaattttcaaaaatcctttcttaacggatgcctacgtaataataactatctgcatgccacatttcagcccgttccgtccagtgctttgagctttgcgttgatagatcaattactgtcagtcagtcagtcatttccTTGTATATAGATTCCTAGAGAATGCTAATTATCTGCTTACCCGTACGCGAGCTCTAGCACGTTCCACGCATTCCATGCCGCCAGCGATGGACACTTGGTTGCTCTTCTCTTGTGTGCTGGTCCGGTTGGAGTCCGGGAAATGGATGTGACACCCTGTCTCCTCCATCACACGCTTGATGGTCTGTCCGCCCTATGAAACAATATTTAGGTATAGG of the Maniola hyperantus chromosome 19, iAphHyp1.2, whole genome shotgun sequence genome contains:
- the BicC gene encoding protein bicaudal C — protein: MASTNFLTAKSHLSEFKNSADKDTISEASESGTSNSVTSAEDLQKLAVILGLNSAEDVYQERFRIDRRRLEAMLAENLEESQTAQAFFHRVMNETNTLINWPARLKIGARSKKDPHVRIAGRPDDVKLAREKIMQLLDTRSNRVTMKIDVSYTDHSHIIGKGGQTIKRVMEETGCHIHFPDSNRTSTQEKSNQVSIAGGMECVERARARVRALTPLVFCFELPITSQSQPDITAPYVLQIQEQYKVQVMLRNRPKLHANMMVVKGVQWEVSATMEATTLLMNYMCGHLASQTKVQMTLEISPMHHPVVIGRGAEQLKLIMNGTHTQIMFPDADDPNIPTLRKSCVTITGQIHDVYKARQQLVGSLPLVVIFDVPEGSFRADSNETERLMSQHNVLVTVRHKPKQGITSVVIKGIERCAGDIYEVRRALLGANEPSITVEIPESYNIPAVTRAMPNFGPFNPFSPTQVPVNNSPRSQYSLQLITDLANYANLGSPMYGHGPPTPGGYPAPISPLAVTPPMFPGWIIPSPQPRPGAFHFPGMAANPGPSMYKAQPSWNPMSGNAEVTPCTQMPHDQRHMSSSSQASSSGYQSNFTGSSVSLDTQNISGNASNVGSPSVSPISTRVSTHSPTASTSTSTDSDRTQQDLANIISELPISDRRAVGCEKKTLETLKMSPPTEYRKLRAEANKAMQESVGSGYRVPTNRWSGYYFSHTSPGPMNLQENEGMTTPEKGWNRSELSRPNIMVTSPPQRASPSTSSVQSQTPSPAQSHTQSPAQSHTPSPPNKKPCTYQMLYDLLRDRGLYKYIELFKRHEVDLPTFASLIEGDLIEIGVSAFGARKKMLSIIAELRKQPRVFDAVPTEVRLLNSPQQYNAAARTQDNW